The Cyclopterus lumpus isolate fCycLum1 chromosome 6, fCycLum1.pri, whole genome shotgun sequence genome contains a region encoding:
- the alpk3a gene encoding titin homolog, with translation MTSRRPLTHSSSGNGRTSSFSEEEGSSSNGRTESRNPYLSNVRPENSYSRYSHYRPTRSTLCSVMAQLTEDIQPSFETTLKSKAMSEKCNVKFTCVVSGYPAPELKWYKDDMELDRYCGLPKYEIRRNGKTHTLHIYNCTLDDAAIYQVSASNSKGIVSCSGVLEVGTMNEFQIHQRFFAKLKQKADNKKKDLEEHTKKGDPQRKRHVPPQEPEAEEQLGATAEPNGVSSEVKETAFVTSKDLEEISPSEAKKKIKITNGLDAGVDNSSRHSSSINMMANGGENCYDGGMGLSQFLAETLQSQAAEEKQSPSRGENPKEMDMPIVSVSKEKERAQERMQNVREEQEKAFEEEYERKKRREEEKALGEERERKKRREEEKALGEERERKKRIEEQEKALGEERERKKRREEQEKALGEEHERKKRIEEQEKALGEERERKKRREEEKALEERERKKRREEEKALGEEHERKKRIEEQEKALGEERERKKRREEEKALEERERKKRREEEKALGEERERKKRIEEQEKALGEERERKKRREEEEKALGEERERKKRREEEKALGEERERKKRREEEEEKALGEERERKKRIEEEEKALGEEYERKKRREEEEKKALGEEHERKKRREEELADEREKERTRLLKTSHTVPKTKHNSEVKHYSKAHKDHEHHHIQASISTVLHTVKDFFFGKSKKDSHDHMENKEREFDHSPASTPPSSRLQSEQNQVGKPPTEDIVAMEIDKPKEPSETVDKEQRSSKAHKHKEDSVRHTDQPPAHKLPPESVEESTGQSGNVAAAAVEAMEVSVGQESSSPGEEVLTEAEEKDPQTVSVIKEVPVHQQEPDCLLVSPQSNHQAAREKSSPREEISVLPKTQDSHKEERSSTSTLTSLEQSWTSPHNLISASNSRSLGETPGETSPEKKMSVDKMGKGEPEAEEDYSSNKLCEEEKAEVNSYRQLCSEIKRSEITELRTCSLEKRIEPCQSKTPDHVLLSLPAVAAYDMERGDVKEQAECTSLQETNVGFPPTAARESLEKGDLKMLQECTSSIGEESTAVHNVNAIQSSNTGFRSSEEGSKLKEVLISALDVEVNSGDNLKTQEQVILEGESAEVRTESLQLEVETEKRNPVKEEELDESKSLSITQNKMGNVYVLEEHINVSHQESRETPQCQPSANIPQIQISTIDDTPDIKPTVAGVKPKEHFIISKIEIMEPELQECTLPLTILGLNKQESQPATLQKHDTTSVSQVIIQGQSLTDSSSMLPTQKSVQDDNNLSPTENGKEVVQLDDETKRFEREQPRVRSSEQLPQMDYASIPVINVSFTDDKEEDVYVNTHVSDTQQPLETPPAPLFVVPPISVTCHESDSGLPTQSEWTETETSAIHDVDDSNTTVSEKTQSKKQNLEETAEKSIKENTPSVLYEALIPKVGENVKSFSKSIEDNIVPEVLKTKPLKEAKIDHFVSVEDLQRNRSSVERLCSKPPAHPSLSPASLRKFMTKAAPDSEVITVGDRQIDKADEDLSGGSTPTSSLSCESSPRLKRRDSLIRSATPEELASGARRKIFMHKTKEDGEAAVIGVLETQGKKETPYMSPSQARRAALLQAPTGQNTPPMERRSPLLSRRKATLEVPKAVEETPTEEPVSTKQDEKPAEKKLNPLKAPQVIRKIRGEPFPDASGHLKLWCQFFNVLSDSTIKWYRDEEEIVEVKRSGGDENQVALAVVLASSHDCGVYGCSINNEYGSDTTDFLLSVDILSEILLKEDLEVGEEIEMTPLLFNRGLSDCGSWAEKYFGRIMTETVHIGKGCTHKASRVKVIYGLDPIFESGSACIIKVQSPIAYGITQGSHLIERNLQITKQECKVQNMIREYCKIFAAEARVIENFGFSLEVIAQYLMYRPANSVPYATVEAYFEGVFLNYCMMDPKGRLITQTVSEVEQKCSTFQHWIHQWTHGNLLVTRLEGVETKITNVRVVTKSKGYQGLTERGSPEVFEQFSTHHQCNHYCGLLGLRSLKPMDSLQQPTKMKGSRSPLLNRKLGSNSPKLQRKGQSPQMSRKANYSPKVTRKNPETEDNKTGTNPKSAETVDVLEMM, from the exons ATGACTTCCAGAAGGCCATTGACTCACTCTTCCTCTGGCAATGGGAGGACAAGCAGCTTCAGTGAAGAGGAGGGCAGCTCTTCCAACGGCCGCACAGAAAGCCGCAATCCTTATCTCTCCAATGTTAGGCCAGAAAACAG CTATTCAAGGTATTCTCACTACAGGCCAACGAG GAGCACATTGTGCAGCGTCATGGCTCAGCTGACTGAGGACATACAGCCTTCCTTTGAAACCACCTTGAAATCAAAGGCAATGTCAGAAAAGTGTAACGTGAAGTTCACCTGTGTGGTATCAG GTTACCCAGCTCCAGAACTGAAATGGTATAAAGATGATATGGAACTGGATCGCTATTGTGGACTCCCAAAATATGAAATTCGTCGTAATGGAAAAACCCACACCCTTCATATTTACAA cTGCACATTGGACGATGCAGCCATCTATCAGGTTTCAGCAAGCAATAGTAAAGGTATTGTCTCCTGCTCGGGAGTTTTGGAGGTCGGCACCATGAACGAGTTCCAGATCCACCAGAGGTTCTTCGCCAAGCTGAAGCAAAAAGcagacaataaaaagaaagatctGGAGGAGCACACCAAGAAGGGGGATCCTCAAAGGAAGCGGCACGTCCCGCCACAGGAGCCTGAGGCTGAGGAGCAACTGGGAGCTACTGCAGAACCTAATGGtgtcagctctgaagtcaaggAAACAGCCTTTGTGACGTCCAAAGACCTGGAGGAGATATCTCCATCTGAggccaaaaagaaaataaagatcaCAAATGGACTAGATGCTGGAGTTGACAACAGCAGCAGACACAGCAGCAGTATTAATATGATGGCGAATGGAGGTGAAAACTGTTACGATGGAGGAATGGGTTTGTCACAATTTCTGGCAGAGACTCTCCAGTCCCAGGCTGCTGAGGAGAAACAGAGCCCATCTCGAGGGGAGAACCCTAAAGAGATGGATATGCCTATTGTAAGTGTcagtaaagagaaagagagagcgcaAGAGAGGATGCAAAATGtgagagaagaacaagaaaaagctTTCGAAGAAGAgtatgagagaaagaaaaggagagaagaagaaaaagctttaGGAGAAGAgcgtgagagaaagaaaaggagagaagaagaaaaagctttaGGAGAAGAGcgtgagaggaagaaaaggatagaagaacaagaaaaagctTTAGGAGAAGAGcgtgagaggaagaaaaggagagaagaacaagaaaaagctTTAGGAGAAGAGcatgagaggaagaaaaggatagaagaacaagaaaaagctTTAGGAGAAGAGcgtgagaggaagaaaaggagagaagaagaaaaagctttaGAAGAgcgtgagagaaagaaaaggagagaagaagaaaaagctttaGGAGAAGAGcatgagaggaagaaaaggatagaagaacaagaaaaagctTTAGGAGAAGAGcgtgagaggaagaaaaggagagaagaagaaaaagctttaGAAGAgcgtgagagaaagaaaaggagagaagaagaaaaagctttaGGAGAAGAGcgtgagaggaagaaaaggatagaagaacaagaaaaagctTTAGGAGAAGAgcgtgagagaaagaaaagaagagaagaagaagaaaaagctttaGGAGAAGAgcgtgagagaaagaaaaggagagaagaagaaaaagctttaGGAGAAGAGcgtgagaggaagaaaaggagagaagaagaagaagaaaaagctttaGGAGAAGAGcgtgagaggaagaaaaggatagaagaagaagaaaaagctttaGGAGAAGAgtatgagagaaagaaaagaagagaagaagaagaaaaaaaagctttaggagaggagcatgagagaaagaaaaggagagaagaagaattgGCCGacgagagggagaaagaaaggacaCGTCTGTTGAAGACATCTCATACAGTACCGAAGACAAAACATAATTCAGAAGTCAAACATTACAGCAAGGCTCATAAGGATCACGAGCACCACCACATCCAGGCTTCCATCTCCACGGTGCTACACACAGTCAAAGACTTCTTCTTTGGTAAGAGCAAGAAGGACTCTCATGATCACatggagaacaaggagagagagttTGACCACTCGCCTGCCTCGACGCCACCATCATCTCGGCTGCAATCAGAGCAAAATCAAGTGGGCAAACCTCCCACAGAAGACATTGTGGCTATGGAAATAGATAAACCGAAAGAGCCTTCAGAGACTGTGGATAAAGAACAACGGTCCTCGAAGGCACATAAACATAAGGAAGACAGTGTTCGACACACTGATCAGCCACCAGCTCATAAATTGCCACCTGAGAGCGTAGAGGAGTCCACAGGGCAGAGTGGCaatgtggctgctgctgctgtggaggcCATGGAGGTGTCTGTGGGTCAAGAGAGTAGCAGTCCAGGTGAAGAGGTTCTCACTGAG GCTGAAGAGAAAGATCCTCAGACAGTATCAGTTATCAAAGAGGTTCCCGTACACCAGCAAGAGCCAGATTGCCTGCTAGTTTCACCACAGTCTAATCACCAGGCTGCAAGAGAGAAGTCTTCACCCAGGGAAGAAATATCTGTTCTGCCAAAGACTCAAGACTCCCATAAAGAGGAACGttcctccacatccaccctcactAGTTTGGAACAAAGCTGGACTTCACCTCACAATCTTATCTCGGCATCAAACAGCCGCAGCCTTGGAGAGACACCCGGTGAAACGtcaccagaaaaaaagatgagtGTTGACAAGATGGGCAAAGGTGAACCTGAAGCAGAGGAGGACTACTCCTCCAATAAGCTATGTGAGGAAGAGAAAGCTGAAGTGAATTCATACAGACAGCTGTGCTCAGAAATAAAGAGATCTGAGATAACTGAATTAAGAACATGTTCACTGGAAAAGAGAATAGAGCCATGTCAGTCTAAAACACCAGATCATGTTCTTTTGTCTCTGCCTGCAGTGGCAGCTTACGATATGGAGAGAGGTGATGTAAAAGAACAAGCTGAATGTACTTCACTTCAGGAAACGAATGTCGGATTTCCGCCCACTGCAGCGCGAGAGAGTTTAGAGAAGGGTGACCTAAAAATGCTGCAAGAATGCACTTCTTCTATAGGAGAGGAAAGCACTGCAGTCCACAATGTCAATGCAATACAGAGTTCAAACACAGGTTTTAGAAGCAGTGAAGAGGGAAGCAAATTGAAAGAGGTATTGATTTCTGCTTTAGATGTGGAAGTAAACTCTGGTGACAATCTTAAAACCCAAGAGCAAGTCATTTTAGAAGGTGAGAGTGCTGAAGTAAGAACTGAGAGTTTACAGCTTGAAgtggagacagaaaagagaaatcCAGTGAAAGAAGAGGAGTTGGATGAATCAAAGAGCCTCTCCATAACACAAAACAAGATGGgtaatgtttatgttttggaGGAACACATTAATGTTTCACATcaagagagcagagagacacCACAGTGTCAGCCCTCAGCCAATATCCCACAGATCCAAATATCTACTATTGATGATACCCCAGATATTAAACCAACTGTGGCAGGTGTTAAACCAAAAGAGCATTTTATAATCTCAAAAATTGAAATAATGGAGCCAGAGCTCCAAGAGTGCACTCTGCCACTAACTATTTTGGGACTAAACAAGCAAGAATCACAGCCAGCTACTTTGCAAAAACATGATACAACTAGTGTGTCTCAGGTAATAATCCAAGGCCAGAGCTTGACTGATTCTTCAAGCATGTTGCCCACGCAGAAAAGTGTGCAGGATGATAACAACCTCTCACCCACAGAGAATGGAAAGGAAGTTGTGCAATTAGATGACGAGACAAAAAGGTTTGAGCGAGAGCAGCCACGTGTGAGAAGTAGTGAACAGCTCCCTCAGATGGACTATGCATCCATTCCTGTTATAAATGTTTCGTTCACTGATgacaaagaggaggatgtaTATGTAAACACCCATGTTTCAGATACACAGCAGCCTTTAGAAACTCCACCAGCGCCTTTGTTTGTGGTGCCACCGATTTCTGTCACTTGTCATGAAAGTGATTCTGGACTGCCCACACAAAGTGAGTGGACAGAAACCGAAACTTCAGCAATACATGATGTTGACGATAGTAATACCACTGTGTCTGAAAAAACTCAAAGTAAAAAACAGAACCTAGAAGAAACAGCAGAAAAGagtataaaagaaaacactcccTCTGTACTATATGAAGCTCTAATACCAAAGGTTGGTGAGAATGTGAAATCATTCAGTAAATCAATAGAAGATAACATTGTTCCTGAAGTCTTGAAGACAAAACCCCTTAAAGAAGCCAAAATAGatcattttgtgtctgttgAGGACCTTCAAAGAAACAGATCATCTGTTGAGAGACTCTGCTCTAAACCTCCGGCAcatccatcattgagtccagcCAGTCTCCGTAAATTCATGACCAAAGCGGCTCCAGACTCTGAAGTAATCACTGTGGGTGACCGTCAGATTGACAAAGCAGATGAAGATCTAAGTGGAGGCTCAACACCAACATCGTCCCTCTCCTGTGAGAGCAGTCCCCGTCTGAAGCGCAGAGACAGTCTCATACGCTCTGCCACGCCTGAAGAGTTGGCCTCCGGAGCTCGTCGCAAAATCTTCATGCACAAAACTAAAGAGGATGGAGAGGCAGCAGTAATTGGTGTGCTGGAAACTCAAGGCAAGAAGGAGACCCCCTACATGTCACCCAGCCAGGCTCGCAGAGCAGCATTACTGCAAGCTCCCACGGGACAGAATACCCCACCGATGGAGAGGCGCTCGCCGCTACTGAGCCGCAGAAAGGCCACCTTGGAGGTGCCAAAAGCCGTGGAAGAGACTCCCACAGAAGAACCTGTCAGCACCAAACAAGATGAGAAACCAGCTGAGAAGAAGCTGAACCCTTTGAAAG CTCCACAGGTCATCCGTAAGATAAGGGGAGAGCCGTTCCCAGATGCCTCTGGACACCTGAAGCTGTGGTGCCAGTTCTTCAATGTGCTCAGTGACTCCACCATCAAGTGGTacagagatgaggaggaaaTAGTAGAGGTGAAGAGAAG TGGAGGAGATGAAAACCAAGTCGCACTGGCTGTTGTTCTGGCATCCAGCCACGATTGTGGAGTATATGGCTGTTCAATCAATAATGAATATGGATCTGACACCACTGACTTCCTGCTTAGCGTAGACA TTCTGTCTGAGATACTACTAAAAGAGGATTTGGAAG TTGGAGAAGAGATTGAGATGACCCCGCTTCTGTTCAACAGAGGCCTGTCCGACTGTGGCAGCTGGGCCGAAAAGTACTTTGGCCGCATCATGACAGAGACGGTGCACATCGGAAAGGGCTGCACTCACAAAGCCAGCAGAGTGAAGGTCATTTACGGCCTGGATCCCATTTTTGAGTCTGGAAGCGCATGCATCATCAAAGTTCAAAGCCCCATTGCCTACGGGATCACACAGGGGAGCCATCTCATAGAGAGAAATCTACAGATAACTAAGCAA GAATGCAAAGTCCAAAACATGATACGAGAATATTGTAAAATCTTCGCGGCTGAAGCAAGAGTTATTGAGAACTTTGGCTTTTCACTAGA AGTAATTGCTCAGTATCTAATGTACCGGCCTGCGAACTCTGTGCCATACGCTACGGTGGAGGCTTACTTCGAGGGTGTCTTCCTCAACTACTGTATGATGGATCCTAAAGGGAGGCTGATTACACAAACCGTTTCGGAGGTGGAGCAAAAATGCAGCACCTTCCAGCACTGGATCCATCAGTGGACGCATGGCAATTTACTGGTCACTCGGCTGGAGG gagTTGAAACGAAGATAACAAATGTCAGAGTAGTGACCAAGTCAAAAGG ATACCAAGGACTAACAGAGCGTGGCTCTCCTGAAGTGTTCGAACAGTTCTCGACCCACCATCAGTGCAACCACTACTGTGGACTTCTTGGCCTGCGCTCACTTAAACCTATGGATAGTCTGCAGCAACCCACCAAGATGAAGGGCTCCAGAAGCCCCCTCCTCAACCGCAAACTGGGCTCCAACAGCCCCAAGTTGCAgcgaaaaggacaaagtcctcAGATGTCTAGAAAGGCTAATTATAGCCCAAAGGTGACTAGAAAAAATCCGGAGACAGAGGACAATAAAACAGGCACCAACCCCAAGTCTGCAGAAACAGTTGATGTCCTTGAAATGATGTAG